Proteins encoded within one genomic window of Eurosta solidaginis isolate ZX-2024a chromosome 1, ASM4086904v1, whole genome shotgun sequence:
- the LOC137234542 gene encoding histone-lysine N-methyltransferase 2D-like isoform X2, whose translation MEKLKISDNLFANVRYFVEGNLDEEVERLLKNGGAQSKRFLSDVVTHLVCAPNYTEETLAMNLDLYNVIPVTDQWIVHSFNLGRLASTKAFDPSTQKIFKSLKFAATNISTTDFKRLYAIVTFHGAQITTTFDPSTTTHLICGSIGGSTYNHASRSSVTLISPDWIIDCLKQGRILNCENYHPRSLKPIERPKAIPKLPNISSSICNETALSAIPGSSIPMSSASSTVDTRPCNVVDSVEQTLSTILGFDDDDMGGIVNSIDNTLSSTVDDADAAQSIANIKSQLQASLPPLSPVTPVISVPNLNLVEPSNTQQHTLHPATNHISNETNRLSDIVPNSVPPSQPQPQSQGQPQQNVQQHMQRQPQQQVQQPHQQQIQHQVQQQIPQQPSQQIPQQHQQLAQQQSPQAQQQPQQKIQQLPTKLQPQQQIVFVRPRNIQQQHQLQQQVIVSGPHQQQIGATLQPSQSTQPIIVQQKIVPNVIAQQQIQMQQQAQQQHPAKTVTANALQHQRNLKSPQHHIQIIQHQQIPQPPRTPQPQPPTHPNLPPQPRTAPSTPTSSGPQTIVDPRTPTPTPTPPININITQPRTPQTPSGRQTPAARTPCTTPQPQQQPQAPNQSPQHVAAVSMSPQPQPHQQAPHQTQTIQMSPQMLHQHILHQQNILQQQQMQLQQHIQNGQSLTPQQQALQRQIQHQQQQLIQQQQKLQQQLQQQHQMQQSPRMNQNPQTQSPSPQQQHASSGGSMMPPQSPRQSPALQMTPPPHSPQPQQQQQQLTQQQQHLRQQIQNRQQQQHRQQQQQQGLGNALESPQHPTLMSPQQQSQQLQPFQQPQRVLLHPQQQHSPQHTSAPQSPQMQQPTTPTQQSKQQMLQQMKPIDPTDPVQVAQVLSRSAPSPNHESLIMRQQHLKQQQALQQQQALQQQQQQQALQQQQAMQQQQQQALQQQQQAMQQQQALQQQQQQPQAQVARQSPLQQPQAQQQIVISPGNQQQQIIAQRHVINTSTVQGQQLIQSHMMNIQQQQQQQQQQQQQQAQQKQQQLMTMQQQQQQHQQHMIVQQQQPGGMVISGVPQQQQQKQLIQQQQQQSTIQFGQPQQMTMSGGQVCIIQQTLQPQQQQSPQQQQQVQSATTNYQQQMVSPSTPQPQQQQQPQIISQQIQIPQQQHGGGKPQQIAVSNKSKIIISQQQFQQLSVQQQQQILAQNQHNQNLVIVNQTNLTTQQQQHQQQQQQQQGQPQIVQHSVQQSPQHQQQQLQLQQSPQQQQQQQQQQLQQSPTQVLKHPQQPPPMYPQRQQSLEMADGESNIVQQPQQQIQHSQQSPQIITQAQVILNPQQQQQRLQLQQQQQQQQGNVSQQPQQIVINQQVINNPQRIQYIQQQQQQQQHQQQQQQIQLQQRQPLQNTIVVGQQQLQQSPHHQQIIIQQQTLTSPASQQQQQQQQQQHQQNQQQLMAIQPGNNLPNQIILQQKPSLQQQLTIEGQQPQQQQQQQQQIILKQQPMQQTVVIQQQQLIAAAQSPQHQQQQPQLIMQQSSPQQQPSQPQHWSQQQQQQNAAQMQPQSAQPGTPAVVSGTQVIATNSSMSNLQAPQQFIRAVRPGQWQQAGLPPGTTTIQGQPQRQVIQVDDKTHAHLMTLDPVKKMEYIAKLQQQNQKRLMIRQQVPYQPRPGAPNVVATALGTPVQRPPGVPAPGTPHIIVQSQMPAGLTQQQQIQWLQQQGARQVVVRAGPAPGLSPITQQQQQQQPIGQQTQQQGQTITATQFNLNDPNQQLLLQRQLRVQQVQLQQQQLQPQSKQTLQVVTGGTMLTDQQQQPTTPGTPTTPGSNIMTSLAPRTMVMSSTEAQQQQLPQQQINNPQQQGVLQQTQQQQMNMKTKTALANMLNSRLGNSNGGAIQIQQHQQTMVVAAGGTPVPEQSLQQQQHPQQIIQHQVVVAGNAPQSGMILQQQSQQQQTVQGGVILEQQETAAGRLRLMTQQHNAALQQPGVPTHTQGTHLIQGVVGATPPRTPQELIMLQQQQQQQLQLRRAGGVIQTPLSSGSHIVTASAGQQQIVVAGPQQQQIGIASGVQQQIAVAQVPQPQSTQSPQGVMTQAGFIQGRPNMPLPPRPQFYGHNPNLKLPPDLFLVGCTFYIVEYDETDANELPIWMETIRQFGGDIERVYCQRVTHVLCRTQRHGVVMQALRDSKRCITAYWLSDICFKKQLLPPWQALHLPFPSQFGYQKPLDKHIISTHGFEGEESFRIQQMVEECGAIYTSYLSKHNTVLICKKSEGDKYTAAKEWNIPIVNAIWLADICIGNLSGMSQYENQKYQQYSLAAPFRIDYPLVPHLMAAWKAPINLTQEAHERVKRSLADPYFEQKSKRQKISPYQEEIPETIVCVEYPHNDKPPKVIFSQVADPESLKKAVVHAREKSKQPHLCT comes from the exons atggaaaaattaaaaattagtgacAATTTATTTGCGAATGTGCGTTATTTCGTGGAAGGAAATTTAGATGAAGAG GTCGAGAGATTACTCAAAAATGGTGGTGCACAATCGAAACGGTTTTTATCGGATGTTGTCACACATTTGGTGTGTGCACCCAATTATACGGAGGAAACTTTGGCTATGAACTTGGATCTCTACAATGTCATACCAGTTACCGATCAGTGGATTGTGCACAGTTTTAATTTGGGACGTCTGGCGTCGACAAAAGCTTTTGACCCCAGCAcacaaaaaattttcaagtctTTGAAATTTGCTGCTACGAATATATCTACCACAGATTTTAAACGTCTGTATGCAATAGTTACCTTCCATGGAGCACAAATTACTACCACTTTTGACCCAAGTACGACAACCCATTTAATATGCGGTAGTATTGGGGGCAGCACTTACAATCACGCTTCAAGAAGCTCTGTGACCTTAATTAGTCCGGACTGGATAATAGACTGTTTGAAACAAGGTAGAATATTGAATTGTGAAAACTATCATCCACGATCGCTCAAACCAATTGAAAGACCGAAAGCCATACCTAAGCTTCCAAATATTTCATCATCGATTTGCAATGAAACGGCTTTGAGTGCCATTCCAGGTTCTTCAATCCCCATGTCATCAGCATCATCTACTGTTGATACCCGACCTTGTAACGTAGTCGATTCGGTAGAGCAAACTTTATCTACCATTCTAGGATTCGATGATGATGATATGGGAGGAATCGTAAATAGCATTGACAATACACTCAGTAGTACAGTTGATGATGCTGATGCAGCACAGAGCATAGCCAATATAAAATCACAACTGCAGGCATCTCTACCACCTTTATCGCCCGTTACTCCTGTGATATCCGTTCCGAATTTAAATTTAGTAGAACCGTCTAATACGCAACAACATACTCTACACCCAGCGACAAATCACATCAGCAATGAAACCAATAGGTTATCTGATATTGTGCCAAACAGTGTTCCACCATCTCAACCTCAACCACAAAGCCAAGGCCAACCTCAACAAAACGTTCAACAACACATGCAACGACAACCTCAACAGCAAGTTCAGCAACCACATCAACAGCAAATTCAACACCAAGTTCAACAACAAATTCCACAGCAGCCTTCACAACAAATTCCACAACAACATCAGCAGCTAGCTCAGCAGCAATCACCACAAGCCCAGCAGCAACCTCAACAAAAAATTCAACAACTCCCAACGAAGTTGCAGCCACAACAACAAATTGTGTTTGTACGACCACGTAATATTCAACAGCAACATCAATTGCAACAGCAGGTAATTGTAAGTGGGCCGCATCAACAGCAAATTGGGGCAACGTTGCAACCATCTCAATCAACACAGCCAATAAttgtacaacaaaaaattgtaCCAAATGTAATAGCTCAGCAGCAAATTCAAATGCAGCAACAGGCCCAACAGCAGCATCCAGCGAAGACTGTTACAGCTAACGCTTTACAACATCAACGAAACCTCAAGAGCCCACAGCATCATATTCAAATTATTCAACATCAACAAATACCACAACCACCACGCACACCACAACCACAACCACCAACACATCCTAATTTACCACCTCAGCCGCGTACAGCTCCTTCTACACCTACATCAAGCGGTCCACAAACGATAGTAGATCCACGTACACCTACCCCTACACCCACACCTCCTATAAATATTAATATAACACAACCACGTACTCCGCAAACTCCTAGCGGTCGACAAACCCCTGCAGCTAGAACACCTTGTACGACTCCGCAGCCCCAGCAGCAGCCACAGGCACCAAATCAGTCACCCCAACATGTGGCTGCTGTAAGCATGTCACCACAACCACAACCTCATCAACAAGCCCCACATCAAACACAAACCATACAAATGTCCCCTCAAATGCTACATCAACATATTTTACAccaacaaaatattttgcaacaacaacaaatgcaactGCAACAACATATACAGAACGGTCAGAGTTTGACTCCCCAACAACAAGCTTTGCAACGCCAAATACAACATCAGCAACAacagttaatacaacaacaacaaaagttgcaacagcaattacaacaacaacaccaaatgcAACAATCGCCCCGTATGAATCAAAATCCACAAACCCAATCACCCTCGCCTCAGCAACAACATGCCTCTAGTGGAGGGAGCATGATGCCACCACAGTCTCCACGACAATCTCCGGCATTGCAAATGACTCCACCGCCACACTCGCCCCAAccccagcagcagcaacaacagctgacacaacaacaacaacatttgcgGCAGCAAATTCAAAATCGTCAGCAGCAACAGCACcgtcaacaacagcagcagcagggCTTGGGAAATGCGCTGGAATCACCACAACACCCGACACTTATGTCACCGCAGCAACAATCACAACAGTTGCAACCGTTCCAACAGCCACAGCGTGTATTGCTccacccacaacaacaacacagtcCACAACACACTTCAGCACCACAGTCTCCGCAAATGCAGCAGCCAACAACACCAACACAACAAAGTAAACAACAAATGCTTCAACAAATGAAGCCAATCGATCCTACTGATCCCGTGCAAGTTGCACAGGTGCTCAGCCGGTCAGCGCCGAGCCCGAATCATGAGTCGCTTATAATGCGTCAACAACATTTGAAACAGCAACAAGCTTTGCAACAACAGCAGGcattacaacaacagcaacagcaacaagcATTGCAACAGCAACAGGCCatgcagcaacaacagcagcaggcATTGCAACAACAGCAGCAAGCCATGCAACAGCAACAAGCgttgcagcaacaacaacagcaaccacaggCCCAAGTAGCAAGACAATCACCTTTACAACAGCCGCAGGCCCAACAACAAATTGTCATTAGTCCGGGTAATCAGCAGCAGCAAATTATAGCACAACGCCATGTAATTAATACGTCCACAGTTCAGGGACAACAGCTTATACAAAGTCATATGAtgaatatacaacaacaacagcagcagcagcagcaacaacaacagcaacaagctCAACAAAAGCAGCAGCAGTTAATGACAatgcagcagcaacagcaacaacaccagcaacaTATGATTGTGCAGCAACAACAACCTGGTGGTATGGTTATCAGTGGCGTCccacagcaacagcaacaaaaacaactaattcaacagcagcaacagcagTCCACAATACAATTCGGCCAGCCGCAACAAATGACCATGTCTGGCGGTCAAGTATGCATAATACAACAAActctacaaccacaacaacagcaatcaccacaacaacagcaacaagttCAGAGCGCGACAACAAATTATCAACAGCAAATGGTTAGTCCCAGCACACCACAGccccagcaacaacaacaaccccaaaTAATAAGCCAACAAATACAAATACCTCAACAACAACACGGTGGTGGCAAACCGCAACAAATAGCGGTTTCGAATAAATCGAAGATAATCATAAGTCAACAACAATTTCAGCAGCTCAGtgtgcagcaacaacaacaaatattggcTCAGAATCAGCATAATCAAAACCTTGTCATTGTTAATCAGACTAATTTGACtactcaacaacaacaacatcaacaacagcagcagcaacaacaagggCAACCACAAATAGTACAGCACTCTGTGCAACAGTCTCCACAACATCAACAGCAGCAACTACAACTGCAACAGTCaccacagcagcagcagcaacagcaacaacaacagttacAACAAAGTCCGACACAAGTTCTGAAACATCCGCAGCAGCCACCACCAATGTACCCACAGAGACAGCAATCCTTGGAAATGGCAGATGGCGAAAGCAATATCGTACAACAACCTCAACAACAAATTCAACATTCGCAACAATCACCGCAAATTATAACTCAAGCTCAAGTCATACTCAatccgcaacaacaacaacaacgcctacaactacaacagcaacaacaacagcaacaagggAATGTGTCTCAACAACCCCAACAAATTGTTATTAATCAACAAGTCATTAACAATCCTCAGCGAATACaatatatacaacaacaacagcagcagcagcagcatcaacaacaacaacaacagatacaATTGCAACAACGCCAACCACTGCAAAATACTATAGTAGTCGgtcaacaacaattacaacaatcacCACACCATCAACAAATTATCATCCAACAACAAACCTTAACATCACCAGCttctcaacaacaacaacaacaacagcaacaacaacaccaacagaaTCAACAGCAACTGATGGCAATTCAACCTGGCAATAATTTGCCAAATCAAATTATTTTACAACAAAAACCGTCATTGCAACAACAACTTACCATAGAAGGCCAACAAcctcaacagcagcaacaacaacagcaacagatcATTTTAAAACAACAGCCCATGCAACAGACTGTAGTTATACAGCAGCAACAATTAATCGCAGCAGCTCAATCAccacaacatcaacaacaacaaccccaatTAATAATGCAGCAGAGTTCACCGCAACAGCAACCATCACAGCCACAACATTGGtctcaacaacagcaacagcaaaatGCAGCGCAAATGCAACCACAATCAGCTCAGCCTGGAACTCCAGCCGTGGTAAGTGGTACACAAGTGATTGCAACAAATTCCTCTATGAGCAACTTACAAGCGCCTCAGCAATTTATACGAGCTGTACGTCCCGGACAATGGCAGCAAGCAGGTTTACCACCAGGTACAACTACAATACAAGGTCAACCTCAACGTCAAGTTATACAAGTCGATGATAAGACACATGCTCATCTCATGACCTTAGATCCGGTGAAAAAAATGGAATATATTGctaaattacaacaacaaaaccaaaaacGTTTGATGATACGACAACAGGTACCATATCAACCACGACCGGGCGCCCCAAATGTTGTTGCCACTGCTTTAGGTACGCCGGTGCAACGTCCCCCAGGTGTACCCGCACCTGGCACACCACATATTATTGTACAAAGCCAAATGCCTGCAGGTctcacacaacaacaacaaattcaatGGTTGCAACAACAAGGTGCACGACAAGTTGTGGTCCGTGCTGGGCCTGCACCAGGTTTGAGTCCGATcactcagcagcagcagcaacaacaacctaTTGGTCAACAAACACAACAGCAAGGACAAACAATAACTGCCACCCAGTTTAACTTAAATGATCCCAATCAGCAATTACTATTGCAACGGCAATTACGCGTACAACAAgtacaattacaacaacaacaattgcaacCACAAAGCAAACAAACATTGCAAGTTGTAACTGGTGGCACCATGCTTACTGATCAACAACAGCAACCGACTACCCCTGGAACACCAACAACACCCGGCAGCAACATAATGACTTCATTGGCGCCCAGGACCATGGTTATGAGTTCAACTGAAGCACAGCAGCAACAGCTGCCACAGCAGCAAATCAATAATCCACAACAACAGGGCGTATTGCAACAAACTCAACAACAGCAAATGaatatgaaaacaaaaactgCACTGGCCAACATGTTGAATAGTCGCTTGGGTAACAGCAATGGTGGGgcaatacaaatacaacaacaccaacagacGATGGTCGTAGCAGCAGGTGGCACCCCAGTACCAGAACagtcgcttcaacaacaacagcatcccCAGCAAATAATACAACATCAAGTTGTAGTCGCTGGTAATGCCCCACAGTCTGGTATGATATTGCAACAACAATCACAGCAGCAGCAAACAGTGCAAGGTGGTGTTATACTTGAGCAACAAGAGACTGCTGCGGGCCGATTACGTTTGATGACCCAACAACACAATGCTGCGCTACAGCAGCCAGGTGTACCGACTCACACGCAAGGTACACACCTTATACAGGGTGTTGTAGGTGCTACACCACCACGCACACCCCAAGAACTTATAATGTtacagcaacagcagcaacagcaactaCAATTACGACGCGCAGGTGGTGTTATTCAAACACCACTGTCGTCAGGTAGTCACATTGTAACTGCAAGTGCTGGTCAACAACAAATCGTTGTTGCCGGTCCTCAGCAGCAACAAATTGGCATTGCGTCCGGTGTGCAGCAGCAAATTGCGGTGGCACAAGTTCCCCAGCCTCAATCTACACAATCGCCTCAAGGTGTCATGACACAGGCTGGATTCATACAAGGCCGCCCCAATATGCCGCTACCACCGCGTCCGCAATTCTACGGACACAATCCGAATTTAAAATTACCACCTGACCTTTTCCTTGTTGGCTGTACATTTTATATTGTGGAGTATGATGAAACCGATGCAAATGAATTGCCAATTTGGATGGAGACGATACGGCAATTTGGTGGTGATATTGAACGCGTTTATTGTCAACGCGTTACACATGTGCTCTGTCGTACGCAACGTCATGGGGTGGTGATGCAAGCATTGCGCGACTCCAAACGTTGCATAACAGCATATTGGTTGAGTGATATTTGCTTTAAGAAACAATTACTGCCGCCATGGCAAGCACTTCATCTACCGTTTCCCAGTCAATTTGGATATCAGAAGCCTCTAGATAAACACATAATTTCAACACATGGATTTGAAGGTGAAGAAAGCTTTCGCATACAGCAAATGGTAGAAGAATGTGGTGCCATATACACATCATACTTATCGAAGCATAATACAGTTTTGATTTGTAAAAAATCCGAAGGTGATAAATACACCGCTGCCAAAGAGTGGAATATACCGATTGTAAATGCAATTTGGTTGGCAGATATTTGCATTGGTAATCTGAGTGGAATGTCGCAATATGAAAATCAGAAGTATCAGCAATATTCGTTAGCTGCACCATTTAGGATCGATTATCCGTTGGTACCACATTTGATGG CCGCTTGGAAAGCACCAATAAATCTTACACAAGAAGCGCATGAACGTGTCAAACGTTCTTTAGCTGATCCATATTTTGAACAAAAGTCGAAACGTCAAAAGATCTCACCCTATCAGGAGGAAATACCAGAGACAATAGTCTGTGTTGAATACCCACACAATGATAAACCACCAAAGGTGATATTTTCACAAGTGGCCGATCCAGAATCGTTGAAAAAAGCTGTCGT gcatgcccgtgaaaaaagcaagcagccacacttatgtacatga